The following proteins come from a genomic window of Diadema setosum chromosome 20, eeDiaSeto1, whole genome shotgun sequence:
- the LOC140243317 gene encoding ATP-dependent RNA helicase DDX42-like, translating into MYRGGGSVYNRFVPASRGREKKSIYSNAIMGFDEPDLEKIKKRHRTEQEYFDADSDEESSGPAPKRPDPYGDRFRDRFADEEEKKESSDEEDPLDAFMAGIQVDLAKEEKEQQAKQEKKSQKPMRQDIEELDEMEAYMKYMEENPEAGLNTLPVNDEDDPIDYDADGNPIIPERSKIIDPLPPVDHSMIDYDPFTKNFYEEHDAIKGLNYSEVIDLRKKLGIRVSGADPPKPVSSFAHFGFDEQLMHYIRKSDFSSPTPIQAQGVPIAMGGRDLIGIAKTGSGKTAAFVWPMLVHIMDQKEIMKGDGPIGLICAPTRELAQQIYLEVKKFGKAYNIHCVCAYGGGNMHEQQRACEEGPEVIVATPGRLIDLVKKKATNLRRVTYLVFDEADRMFDMGFEPQVRSIANHVRPDRQTLLFSATFRKKVERLARDILMDPIRVIQGDIGEANQDVMQVVEIFTDQTQKFPWLRARLVRFTTEGSVLIFVTKKVNAEELANNLKQKDFQVGLLHGDMNQLERNEIITAFKRRAIPILVATDVAARGLDIPSIKNVVNYDVARDIDTHTHRIGRTGRAGEKGTAYTLILKKESQFAGDLVRNLEGADQAVPKSLLDLAMQNPFFKKSRYRAEKGKRLNIGGGGLGYRERPSFGSGGGGKGEGSMTEFLGSQDGDKGVGGLYTSRLNAVRNAFSAQYKSHFVASSSSPANASNVYNSEFESTRGGSMSAVPPPPSFQSRPQTHHRGSISSSQVSSSTGGFSSLAPTVRSYVPSQLSMSSPSLSSSSTSSSSSATAVSSATSPSSSSSSSTLHGGESGPGTRSANVSFGHMRGITMNRGGGAHGDKWGGHRTNRWDSDGNLEVDSATAEGQTESPQEELTQADIDNASKTSGWTLRGVNFEAASGSSGSAVLHGGDVSSSSVSSSSGSGAAATDGQPKPKRKSRWDT; encoded by the exons ATGTATCGTGGAGGAGGAAGTGTTTACAACCGCTTTGTGCCGGCCAGTCGGGGCAGGGAGAAGAAGTCCATATACAGCAATGCTATCATGGGATTTGATGAGCCGGACTTGGAAAAGATCAAGAAAAGGCACCGCACTGAGCAAGA GTACTTTGATGCTGACAGTGACGAAGAGAGTAGTGGACCTGCTCCTAAGAGACCAGATCCCTACGGCGACAGGTTCCGGGACCGGTTTGCAGAcgaggaggagaaaaaggagAGTAGCGATGAGGAGGATCCGCTGGATGCATTCATGGCTGGAATTCAG GTCGATTTggcaaaggaagagaaagaacaGCAGGCCAAGCAGGAGAAGAAGTCTCAGAAACCGATGAGACAGGATATTGAAGAGCTGGATGAGATG GAAGCCTACATGAAGTACATGGAGGAAAACCCAGAGGCCGGCCTCAACACACTACCTGTCAACGATGAAGACGATCCAATAGACTACGATGCTGATGGCAATCCCATCATAcctgagaggtcaaagatcattgATCCTCTTCCTCCGGTGGATCATTCAATG ATTGACTATGATCCATTCACCAAGAATTTCTATGAGGAGCACGATGCAATCAAGGGTCTCAACTACTCAGAGGTCATCGATCTTCGCAAGAAACTTGGTATTCGG GTTTCTGGTGCAGATCCACCCAAGCCAGTGTCCAGCTTTGCCCACTTTGGGTTTGACGAGCAGCTGATGCACTACATCAGGAAATCAGATTTCTCCAGCCCCACACCGATCCAGGCTCAG GGTGTGCCCATTGCGATGGGAGGTCGAGACCTCATTGGCATAGCCAAGACTGGGAGTGGCAAGACGGCAGCCTTTGTCTGGCCAATGCTGGTTCATATCATGGATCAG AAAGAGATCATGAAAGGAGATGGTCCAATAGGACTCATTTGTGCACCCACCAGGGAGTTGGCACAGCAG ATCTACCTTGAGGTGAAGAAGTTTGGCAAGGCCTACAACATCCACTGCGTGTGCGCCTATGGTGGTGGCAACATGCATGAACAGCAGAGGGCATGTGAGGAGGGTCCTGAAGTCATTGTAGCAACTCCA GGTCGCCTGATTGACCTGGTGAAAAAGAAGGCCACTAACTTGAGGAGAGTCACGTACCTGGTCTTTGACGAGGCTGACCGCATGTTTGACATGGGCTTTG AACCTCAGGTGCGTTCCATTGCCAACCATGTGAGGCCAGACAGACAGA CGCTGCTTTTCAGCGCCACGTTCAGGAAGAAGGTTGAGCGTCTCGCGAGGGACATTCTGATGGACCCCATACGGGTCATCCAGGGAGACATTGGAGAG GCTAACCAGGATGTCATGCAGGTGGTAGAGATCTTTACAGACCAGACCCAAAAGTTTCCCTGGCTCCGGGCACGGCTGGTGAGATTCACCACTGAGGGCAGCGTGCTCATCTTCGTCACAAAGAAGGTCAATGCTGAGGAGCTGGCCAATAACCTGAAGCAGAAGGACTTCCAGG TGGGTCTGCTGCATGGAGACATGAACCAGCTCGAGAGAAATGAGATCATTACGGCCTTCAAGAGGCGTGCTATCCCCATACTTGTGGCTACAGATGTGGCAG CAAGGGGTCTGGACATCCCGTCAATCAAGAACGTTGTCAACTACGATGTGGCCCGAGACATCGACACCCACACCCACCGGATAGGACGAACGGGCAGAGCGG GTGAGAAGGGCACCGCGTACACTCTCATCTTGAAGAAGGAGTCACAGTTTGCGGGTGACTTGGTGCGGAACCTAGAGGGCGCCGATCAAGCTGTGCCAAAGTCTCTGCTAGATCTTGCCATGCAG AACCCCTTCTTCAAGAAATCTCGCTATCGCGCCGAGAAGGGCAAGCGGCTGAACATTGGTGGTGGCGGGCTTGGTTATCGCGAGCGACCAAGCTTCGGAtcgggaggaggaggaaagggAGAGGGATCAATGACAGAGTTCCTCGGTTCCCAAGACGGAGATAAGGGCGTTGGAGGCCTGTACACCAGCAGACTGAATGCTGTCAGGAATGCATTTTCT GCCCAGTACAAGTCTCACTTTGTGGCTTCCAGCTCCTCTCCGGCCAATGCCTCAAATGTCTACAACTCGGAGTTTGAATCGACGAGGGGTGGTTCCATGTCCGCcgtgccccctcccccatcgTTCCAGTCCCGCCCGCAGACCCACCACCGTGGTTCCATCAGCAGCAGCCAGGTCAGTAGCAGCACTGGAGGGTTCTCTTCCCTGGCACCCACCGTCAGATCCTATGTGCCGTCGCAGTTGTCaatgtcatcaccatcattgtcgtcgtcgtcgacatcgtcatcgtcatcggCTACAGCGGTATCCTCTGCAACCTCTCCCTCCTCATCGTCATCATCCTCGACCTTGCATGGCGGTGAGAGCGGTCCTGGCACACGCAGCGCCAACGTCAGCTTTGGGCACATGCGAGGGATTACAATGAATCGCGGCGGTGGTGCCCATGGGGACAAGTGGGGCGGGCACCGTACCAACAGGTGGGACAGTGACGGGAATCTGGAGGTGGACAGCGCAACAGCCGAAGGTCAAACGGAGAGCCCACAGGAAGAGCTGACCCAGGCCGACATTGACAACGCCAGCAAGACTTCCGGCTGGACGCTCAGGGGAGTGAACTTTGAGGCCGCAAGTGGCAGCAGTGGTAGCGCAGTTCTCCACGGCGGGGATGTTAGTAGTAGCTCCGTAAGCAGTAGCAGCGGCAGTGGAGCAGCTGCGACAGACGGGCAACCAAAGCCCAAACGCAAGAGTCGGTGGGATACATAA